The Drechmeria coniospora strain ARSEF 6962 chromosome 02, whole genome shotgun sequence genome has a segment encoding these proteins:
- a CDS encoding Gon7 family protein, producing the protein MKWESIPAAGEGHHVGDENDGVNWVKPNTPAVGAGSADTSEPVANAGKSMLDPRDAQSTLFYPLPVGGTNWNKTLFGPALPPTHLSAGNPPFKRNVTCRPFYSETKMAQEKPMVLVASYSSPANDAFETKRTIPAPPSDAVSDKTIYLEALRKAVAETQGQVNKELTARMEEDKARDAAADNPVDDDKEEQNYGEEVQEED; encoded by the exons ATGAAATGGGAATCCATTCCGGCAGCTGGGGAGGGGCACCATGTTGGCGATGAAAATGACGGTGTGAACTGGGTGAAACCGAACACCCCAGCTGTAGGAGCAGGGTCTGCAGATACTAGCGAACCTGTTGCCAATGCTGGTAAAAGTATGCTCGACCCTCGAGATGCTCAATCTACCCTCTTCTACCCTCTTCCAGTGGGC GGCACCAACTGGAACAAGACATTGTTTGGCCCCGCGCTTCCACCCACTCATCTCAGCGCAGGGAACCCACCCTTCAAGCGAAACGTGACCTGCAGG CCGTTCTACAGCGAGACGAAAATGGCGCAGGAAAAGCCAATGGTGCTCGTGGCGAGCTACAGCTCCCCCGCCAACGACGCCTTCGAAACGAAAAGGACCATtccagcgccgccgtccgatGCCGTCTCCGACAAGACCATCTACCTCGAGGCCCTCcgcaaggccgtcgccgaaacCCAGGGCCAGGTGAACAAGGAACTCACGGCGCGCATGGAGGAGGACAAGGCAcgcgacgcggccgccgacaacccggtcgacgacgacaaggaggaGCAAAACTACGGCGAAGAGGTCCAAGAAGAAGACTGA
- a CDS encoding AvaB protein gives MLSAFTARPIIELRQRDKSRIETILAYGDRILVGLNTGVLRVYRLNELPSTEQHSVPHASVDSSEVSNTTTEDGGRPVSRASGKPTDLLREVEKFSTRAIEQLAIIKEANTIVSLSNYHVSLYDLQSYGLIETLGRSKNASCFAVTSNIVKDADSGIPEIISRLAVAVKRRLLLWSWHESELGHDVGEVVLPESIRTITWASATKLVCGMNGGYVMVDAASRAVEDIVGPGAVVGSSQGSRFGAVSSAGMGYMGLGGYMPKPLAAKLADGEMLLAKDINTLFISDQGKPLNKRQIPWPAAPDSIGYSYPYIVALHPPSKGSLEVRNPDTLSMLQTIALPGAAQLHFPPPTVSLAHAGKGFHISSDRCVWKMGTTDYDSQVEELVTAGRFDEAISILTMLEDALLRSKAETLREVKMLKAEMLFKKRKYRQAMDLMNEDEVHAAPGRVLRMFPPSIAGELSQYADRKQDEHEEMPVKKRHGTRPTTPADGSPQQAVGGFAKLFRGSHKTASADVSPVGSAKKDGAEEDGAESSKESHAAEDGPPEGKDLTKAVLELNSYLAGTRARLQRVIDPVTGKLKARTDNQGSAEDVAERFFRSAEDESDQKLEEELRNTFRLVDTTLFRAYMFSQPSLAGSLFRIPNFCDPQVVNDRLLEHNRYNELVDFFFGKKLHNEALGLLRRFGSSTKPDEAAPALHGPDRTIQYLQNLPPSEIDLILEHAGWTLEANPGYAMEIFTGDTENAETLPRERVVSFLHGLDTKLEMRYLEHLVNELEDMTPDFHNRLVELYVQALCRKEAGGDHLMDKFVKFLRDSRQVYGLMKAFSQIPKDDAEFYEAQAVVLSNMGQHRQALDIYVFKMHDFAKAEEYVASESQEASSSALPQGTETVESDDPTKSIYHVLLSLYLKPQPPHEPQLGPALDLLSKHGSRLPATSTLGLIPDDLAVGALEDYFRGRIRSANSLVNQSRIEANLRKTESISIAARLHLGDDAANGQGGRNRHVIITDERHCVVCHKKLGGGMRIGGSVVAVLPDNVVVHYGCLGRVTGQKADSLRAPNWGKGF, from the exons ATGCTCTCCGCCTTCACCGCCCGACCCATCATCGAGCTGCGTCAGCGAGACAAGTCCAGGATCGAGACCATCCTCGCCTACG GCGaccgcatcctcgtcggcctcaacACGGGCGTGCTTCGCGTCTACCGGCTCAACGAGCTCCCTTCGACGGAGCAGCACAGCGTCCCTCACGCCTCGGTCGACAGCAGCGAGGTCAGCAACACGACGACCGAGGATGGCGGTAGACCCGTATCGCGAGCGTCGGGAAAGCCGACGGATCTCCTGCGCGAGGTCGAAAAGTTCTCGACGCGCGCGATAGAGCAGCTGGCCATCATCAAGGAAGCCAACACCATCGTTTCCCTGTCCAACTACCACGTGTCCCTGTACGACCTGCAATCGTACGGGCTCATCGAAACGCTCGGCCGATCGAAGAATGCGTCCTGCTTCGCCGTGACGTCCAACATCGTCAAGGATGCCGACTCCGGCATACCCGAAATCATCAGCCGgttggccgtggccgtgaaGCGGCGCCTGCTACTTTGGAGCTGGCACGAGAGCGAACTGGGAcatgacgtcggcgaggtcgtcctTCCGGAATCGATCCGGACAATCACGTGGGCGAGCGCGACGAAGCTGGTCTGCGGCATGAATGGAGGGTACGTCATGGTCGACGCCGCAtcccgcgccgtcgaggacatcGTCGgtcccggcgccgtcgtgggcTCCAGCCAGGGCAGCCGCTTCGGTGCCGTCAGCAGCGCAGGCATGGGATACATGGGCCTGGGCGGCTACATGCCGAAGCCGCTCGCCgcgaagctcgccgacggcgagatgcTGCTGGCCAAGGACATCAACACCTTGTTCATCAGCGACCAAGGGAAGCCGCTGAACAAGAGGCAAATACCATGGCCGGCCGCGCCAGACTCCATCGGGTACTCGTATCCCTACATCGTCGCCCTGCATCCGCCGTCCAAGGGTTCCCTCGAGGTGCGCAACCCCGACACGTTGTCGATGCTGCAGACCATCGCCCTGCCCGGCGCGGCCCAGCTGCACTTCCCCCCGCCGACCGTCAGCCTCGCCCACGCCGGCAAGGGCTTTCACATTTCCAGCGACCGGTGCGTCTGGAAGATGGGAACGACCGATTACGATTCGCAAGTCGAGGAGTTGGTGACGGCCGGTCgcttcgacgaggccatcagCATCCTCACCATGCTTGAAGATGCGCTGCTCAGGAGCAAGGCCGAGACGCTCCGAGAGGTCAAGATGCTCAAGGCCGAAATGCTTTTCAAGAAGAGGAAATATCGGCAAGCAATGGACTTGatgaacgaggacgaggtccaTGCGGCCCCGGGACGAGTTCTGAGAATGTTTCCGCCTTCCATCGCAGGGGAGTTGTCGCAGTATGCCGATCGCAAGcaggacgagcacgaggaaATGCCGGTGAAGAAGAGGCACGGGACGAGGCCTACGACCCCTGCGGATGGTTCCCCGCAAcaagccgtcggcggcttcgccaAGCTGTTCAGGGGCTCCCACAAGACCGCTTCCGCCGACGTCTCGCCCGTCGGTTCGGCAAAGAAGGATGgagccgaggaggatggcgcgGAGAGTTCGAAGGAGTCgcatgccgccgaggatggtcCTCCGGAGGGAAAGGACCTGACCAAGGCCGTCTTGGAGCTGAACAGCTATCTCGCCGGAACCCGCGCGCGTCTGCAGCGAGTCATCGATCCGGTGACGGGCAAGCTGAAAGCCCGGACGGACAACCAAGGTTCCGCCGAGGATGTTGCCGAGAGATTCTTCCgatcggccgaggacgagtcggatcagaagctcgaggaggagcttcGCAACACTTTCCGGCTCGTCGACACCACCCTTTTCCGCGCCTACATGTTCTCGCAACCGTCGCTCGCCGGTTCCCTGTTTCGGATACCCAACTTTTGCGACCCCCAAGTCGTCAACGACAGGCTGTTGGAGCATAACAGGTAcaacgagctcgtcgattTCTTCTTCGGCAAGAAGCTGCACAACGAGGCTCTGGGTCTGCTCCGTAGGTTCGGGTCGTCCACGAAGCCAgacgaggcggcgccggcactTCACGGGCCGGACCGGACGATACAGTATCTGCAAAACCTGCCACCGTCCGAGATTGATCTCATTCTCGAGCATGCCGGGTGGACGCTCGAGGCGAATCCCGGCTACGCCATGGAGATATTCACGGGGGATACGGAGAATGCCGAGACGTTGCCCCGCGAGAGAGTCGTCTCCTTCCTTCACGGTCTGGACACGAAGCTGGAGATGCGGTATTTGGAGCACCTCGTCAATGAACTCGAAGATATGACGCCGGATTTCCACAAccgtctcgtcgagctgTACGTGCAGGCTCTGTGCCGAAAGGAGGCGGGAGGTGACCATCTGATGGACAAGTTTGTCAAGTTCCTGCGCGACTCGCGGCAGGTGTACGGATTGATGAAGGCCTTTTCGCAGATTCCCAAGGATG ATGCCGAATTCTACGAAGCCCAGGCGGTCGTCCTGAGCAACATGGGGCAGCATCGACAGGCCCTGGACATTTACGTCTTCAAGATGCATGACTTTGCCAAGGCCGAAGAGTACGTCGCGTCCGAG TCGCAGgaggcctcgtcgtcggctctgCCGCAGGGAACGGAGACGGTCGAATCCGACGACCCGACAAAATCCATATACCACGTCCTGCTATCGCTCTACCTCAAGCCGCAGCCTCCTCATGAGCCCCAGCTCGGGCCGGCTCTGGATCTCCTCTCCAAGCACGGCTCGCGACTGCCTgccacgtcgacgctcgGCCTGATACCGGatgacctcgccgtcggggcaTTGGAGGACTACTTTCGCGGGCGCATACGGTCGGCCAACAGTCTCGTCAACCAGTCGCGCATCGAGGCGAATCTGCGTAAGACGGAGAGCATATCCATCGCCGCACGGTTGCATCTCGGGGATGACGCTGCCAACGGACAGGGCGGGCGCAACAGGCACGTCATCATCACCGACGAGAGGCACTGCGTCGTCTGCCACAagaagctcggcggcggcatgcgcATCGGGGGGAGCGTGGTCGCCGTCCTGCCGGATAACGTCGTGGTGCATTACGGCTGTCTGGGCCGCGTGACGGGGCAGAAGGCGGACAGCCTGCGAGCGCCGAACTGGGGGAAAGGCTTCTAG